The Candidatus Zixiibacteriota bacterium genome contains the following window.
TACAAAAAGGCGACCCGCCCGGAGGCGGGTCGCCGGAAATCGTGACGACGGCAACCTCTTAGTGTACCGTCTTGCGATAACGCGAGAAGCTGTGCTTGGACAGCGCCTTTTTGAAGGTCTTCTCCTGGGTCGTCCAGAATTCGCGCATGGTGCAGTCGGAGGCCCGGTCGCACGGGCAGGCCTCGCCCTCAGTACACAAGTTAATATGCAGCGGACCCTCGATCGCCTCGATTACGTCGAGGAATGAAATATCCTTGGGGGCATTGGCCAGCCGATAGCCGCCGGTCACGCCCTGGAATGACACCAAAATACCACCCCGGGTAAGATCTTTGAGAATCTTGGCGAGAAATTCACGAGGAATGGCCTCGGCTGCGGCGATCGAGTTGATCGAACCAAGTTTGCCTTTGGGCAGCGAGGACAGATGTTTTACCGCTCTGAGTGCGTAATCGGCCTTGCGTGATAGCTGCATGTGTATCTCCTTGTTCCAGTTTCAGCAATCCCAAACGACTTCGGTGGGGCGATAATGGCTATGTTGCCCCGCGCTTCCATCATAAGGTACGCGACAATACGAAAAAAGATTGGACAAGTCCATCAAAAAGTCATCTAAAATCTATCTTTTTCGCAACTTTGACCCTGTGGTCAATCAAAGAGCGGCCCCCCGTAACGGTCGGGACCGGTTGCTACAACCGGAGAGAATCCGCTGCGCCACAACGAGTTATAATATGCGAACAATTCCGCGCCTGAGTGTGTTAGACGTTTTTGTACTGCGGGCAGACCGCAGAGCAAAGAGATGCTACTTGGAGAATGGAAGCAAGATGTTGCAACAGAGCCAGATAAACACCACCGAGAATATCCTGACCATGACGCCATCGGCGGTTGTCGAGGCCAAGCGGCTCATGGCGCTCGAAGACAAACCCGGCTTGTTCCTCCGATTCGGAGTGACCACCGGCGGATGTTCCGGCTTTTCGTATTCGATGATGTTTGACGATCAGGCCTCCGATCTCGATCGCGAGTTTGAATTCGACGGTCTCAAGGTCCGTGTCGACCTCAAGGCACTCATGTACCTCAAGGGGAGCGTCGTAGACTACGAGAGCGGCCTGCTTGGGGGCGGATTCAAATTCTCCAATCCCAACGCCAAACGATCCTGCGGCTGCGGCTCGTCGTTTACCTGCTGATCGTATCCCGACATCGATGGAATACAGCATCGTCCAGCCGGACCAATTCCTGCAATCCGACATGTTCCGCCAGGATGAATTTCTCGACGGAATCGGCCACCATGACTGGGAGCAGTATCGCGGTCGGAGAGTGCTGGTCCGCGGCTGCGGGGATGTCATCACGCCGCCTTGGGCCTATATGGCGATCGCAGCCCGCCTGGTAGGAGTAGCCCGGTCAGTCAGGTACGGCAACGAGCACGATAACGTCGTGGTGTACCGAAGCGACCGATGAGGTCCCCCGCGATGCCAAAAGTCACCTTCCTGCCCGACCAGGTCGAGGTGCAGGTCGACGAGGGGATATCGGTACTCGACGCTGCCCTCGACAATAATATCCCTCTCAATCACAATTGCGGCGGCAACTGCGCCTGCTCCACTTGCCACGTAATTGTCGAGTCGGGGTTTGAGACGCTTAACGCCGTTTCTGACGACGAAGCGGAGATGCTCGAAGAGGCCGACAATCTGACCGCCCAGTCCCGCCTGGCCTGCCAATGTATCGTGAAGTCCGACCTGGTGGTGCGCATACCGCCAGGCCGGGTGATCTAGCGCCATCCCCGCCAATATCTCCTAAATCGTGGGCGGAAGACCTCCCGGTCTGACCCTTTTAGATCCTTCCTCGATACACGGGCAATCGAGGAGAGGCTTTCCCATAAGTTAGAAAAGTTGCGGCAGGTTCTTGTCCGGTTGCTTGAGGCGACCGGACCGAGGCCTGCCGCAACCGCTACCTGCACTGGCGAGAAATCGCCCCGTTCTGCCGATAATCACTACGATGGGTCTTTGGCCCTGACAGGCAGGTGCGTATGGCCGATTTCGAATCAAACCGAGGGTACACCTTGATCGAATTGGTGCTGGTGCTGGTAATCATCGGCGTCCTGGCCACGGTCGGCCTGAGATCCCTTTCCGCGGTGAACCGGACCAGCAGGATAGAACAAACTCGCCAGGACCTCGATCGCCTGGCTCACGCCATCGCCGGCAATCCTGAATTGGCCGCCGCAGGCGCACGAACCGATTTTGGCTATGTCGGCGATGTCGGCGGTCTGCCGCCTGATCTGGACGCGCTCGCGGTCAACCCGGGCGGTTGGTCCACCTGGCAGGGGCCGTATATCGGCGATCAATTCTCCAGTGGCGGCGCGAGCACAAACTACAAATACGATGCCTGGGGCGGGGCCTTCGTTTACTCCGGCGGCGTGTCTATAACGTCGACCGGCGGAGGCGTCATTCTCACGAGGCAACTTGCCGGCTCGGTCGCCGACCTGCTCTACAACCCGGTACGGTTGGTCGTGACCGATATTGACCGCACACCCCCAGGGACGATTTATGACGATTCGCTCAGATTCCTCCTGACCGTGCCGAACGGCAGCGGCGAAGTAGCGGTCAGAACGGTTCAACCACAGCCCAGCGGATTCGCGCAATTCGATTCGGTGCCAATCGGCATCCATCTGCTGAGGCTTGTTTATCTCCCGACCGCCGATACCCTCGCCCGACAGATTGTCGTTACCCCCGGCGCAGTGAGCTATCTCGAAATGTCGATGGCCGAAAATCTCTGGACCGGTAGTTGAACGTGGCAGGCTTCCAGTCAAATAGCGGCTTCAGTCTGATCGAACTGGTGGTCGTGATTGTTGTGATCGGCATTCTTGCCGGAGTAGCGATGCAGTCTATGACCGCCTCGGTCGATGACTTGCGCCGGACTAGCACTGAACGAGAAATGGACCTGTTGGCCAAGGCGATCGTGGGGAATCCATCGCTCACCCAAAATGGCCAGCGCAGCGACTTTGGATATGTTGGCGATATCGGCGCTTTCCCACCTAATCTCGATGCTCTGCGCACCAATCCGGGCGGCTACGGAACCTGGGTCGGGCCGTACTTGGCGGCTTCCTACGCGCAAGATGCCACTGGGTTCAAGCTCGACGCCTGGGGTGCGCCTTACAGCTACGCGGGCGGCATTACAATCACCTCGACCGGCAGCGGCACGACCCTGACCGAGAAGATAGCTGACGCCACCGGGGATTACTTGTTGAACCGAATCAACGGGACGATTCTCGACGCCGCCAACGAGCTGCCGGGCGCAACCTGGGCCGACTCGATTGATATCACGATAACATTCCCCGACGGTACCGGCGGACTGGCGACCAAAACCTACCATCCGAACGCCGCCGGGCAGTTCACTCTGGATTCGATCCCGGTCGGGCAGCATCCGGTCCGGGCGGTGTTCCAGCCAGAGACCGATACCGTCATCCGATATCTAACCGTATTGCCTCGTCACCGGGGAACAGTTGCCTATCGATTCTCTGGTGCATACTTCGGCGGCGCGACGGCCACGGATACGCTTACCCTGAGACCGGACGGAGCCGGCTCGCTGACAGCGTTGACCAGCTCGGGCTGCTCCTCCAATTACCAGTGTGTCCAGGAGTCATCGCCGGACGGCGACGCCAGTATCGTCATTCGTGCCTCGAGTTCCTTCGCCACCGACGTGTATGCGCTTGAAGACCCCGCATTCGGAGCCGGGACGATACAGGAAGTAACAGTGTATTGCAGGGCCCGGCGGACACAGACCCTTGGCCAGGTAATGCTCGTGGTTTACCTTGGCGGAACCGAGTATCGTGGCAGCACCCAGGATCTGACCGGTAGCTATGCCATCTACGGCGAATCGTGGGCCACCCGCCCATCGGGAGGCCAGTGGACGTGGACTGACATTACCAACTTGCAGGCCGGTATACGGTTGAGCGGCCAGAACAGCAATTTCCCCGGCTACTGTACGCAGGTCTGGGTTGAGGTCGTCTACAGCAATTAGGACTTTGTCATGTCCGAGCATAGAGTCACCATACGGAGAAGCTCATTTGTCGATCGCGGTTTCACGCTGGTTGAGCTGGTGCTGGTGATCGTGATCATCGGCATCCTGGCAACCACTGTCCTGCGCACCGGCGGGGCGCTCTTCGAAACCGCCAAAACCGAACAGACGAAACACGAACTTGACGCTTTAGCGCTGGCGATGGTTGGCAACTCGCAACTCGACAACAATGGAGTGCGGGTCGACTTTGGATACGTGGGCGATATCGGCGCCTTGCCGCCAAATCTCGATGCCCTGTACACCAACCCTGGAGGCTATGCTACCTGGAACGGGCCGTACGTCGCTAACCGATTCACTCAGACTGCGGACGATTTCAAGACTGATGCCTGGGGCGTGACCTATAACTACAGTGGCGTCTCGTTGACCTCTACCGGCTCCGGCAGCAACATCGTGCGACGGGTAGCCAATTCGACAGCCGAGTTATTGCTTAACAGCGTTTCCGGCACAGTCACCGATTTAAGCGGCACGCCGCCCGGAAGTGTCTATTGTGATTCGGTTGAAGTGCAACTGTTTTACCCCGATGGCGCAGGCGCAGTCACCGGCGTGACTGGTTACCCTGATGCGGGAGGATACTTCGCGTTTGACTCGCTCCCGATAGGCAATCACCGGATAGCGATTGTCTATACACCGACTGGTGATACGCTTCATCGAATTGTATCAATCGCACCGGGATCATCTCCCTACAGCGAGTATCATCTGACCTCCGACGTCTGGTATGACACTACCGGCGGGGGCGGAATTATCTTCGTACCGGCCTCGGATACGCTGGTGGCCGACTGCCATGGCTTCACATTCTGGATTCTGAACACGAGCGGCGGCCCGGTGGATATCTCATCGCTCACGCTCAGCTACACTGGACTCACCGGATACTACCGGTATGTGAAATGGTCCGGTGCTACCGTATTCGATGAGAACAACCCGGCTAATGGAAGTGGCGACCTGGCCCCGTTCACGACAAGCCGCACGATCGCCGACGGCGAGAGCATTGAAATAATGATAGACGTTTTCAAATCAAATCCGGTCGGCGGTGCAGGTGTCGACGTTGACAACACGGCATTTACAGTCACGCTGTCGGACGGCTCCACTTTCGAATTCACTACGGGGAATTGTCCATGAGACCAATAACATACAACTCACGCGGGTTTACGCTGATCGAGATAATTGTGGTTATTCTGGTAATCGGGGTGATCGGCACTATTGCCACCTTTAAGATGAACCAGTCGATTCAGACCGCGCAATACGAACAGACCAAGAAGGAACTGGACGAGCTGGCCAGGGCAATCGTGGGGAACCCCGAGGTGTATTCCGATGGAGCTCGCACCGATTTCGGGTTTGTGGGCGACAACGGCACCCTGCCGCCAAATCTCGATGCCCTCGTGCAAAATCCGGGAGGCTGGAGCACCTGGGACGGACCGTACATGGCCCTCGGTCTGAACGCAAACGATTTCAAGCAGGATGCCTGGAATGTCGATTACACTTACACCGACACGCTTATCCGTTCCACCGGCTCCGGGAACAATATCGATAAGCTGATTGCCGCAACGTCTTCTGCACTGCTGTCCAATGCGGTGTCAGGCCAGGTAGCCGATGCCGATCATGAACCTCCGGGCGCGTTCTATGTGGACTCGGTTACAGTCGTGCTTACGTACCCCGACGGCTCCGGCAGCCTCATGCAGTCGTCGCAGCATCCCGACAGCCACGGCCGTTTCAACTACACCGGAGTGCCTATCGGCAACCATACACTGTCGGTGATCCACGAACCGACCGCAGACACGATGACCTACCCGGTGGCGGTCTACCCCGCCCGAGGTATCACGCTCGACGTGATCTTCCCTGCGGATCTTTGGTAGGTGCAATCAGCTCTCGCGCAGAGCCATGTCGATGCCGCGCTTTTTTAGTTGGGCGAAAAACACCGACGGCTTCACTACCACCTCTTGCGGCTTCACGCCGCGCGCAGCGATCTGCCCCGAGGCCGCCATGTGGGCGATAATCGCCGCAGGGAAAGCGGTGCAGCGCATCATGGCAGTCAAGCCGGTCTTCGAATCCTGCCGATCGATTATTTCATAAGTCAACGATTTCGCCTGCCCCGCTTTTTCGCCTTCAATCTGCACCCGCACCAGCACCATATCGAGGTCGTTGAACGACAGCGCCCGCCTGAGCACCTCGCGGAAGACGGCCCGTGGCTCGACCTGGCGGCCGTCGACATCGATAGCCTTGCGCGAACCCAGGCCCAGCTCGAGCATTGCTCTGAATATCTGGCAGTGGCCGGGGTATCGTATAGTCTTGTAGTCGAGAAACTCAATCCGTCCCTCGTACGTCTCCGGCAGCGTGGAGGTGCCGCCCGAAGTATAGAACGCCTCAAGTTCACCGATCCCATCGAAATGGAGCTGTTCGATCGCGGTCATCGGATTGACCGTCTTCCGGCGGCCGTCCTCAAGTATGACACACGGCTCCCAGTACTCGTTTATGAGTCCCTCGACCGAAAAGACGATCTGATAATTGAGCGGCGGACGCGGCACCTGGGGCAGGCCGCCCACACGGATACGTGCCGACTTCACCTTGTCCAGACGCTCGAAACCGTCGGCGACCATCAGCGAAACCATACCGGGCGCCAGGCCGCAGTCGGGGATGACGACTACGCCCGCTTTCTCGGCTTCGGCAGTCATGTTCAACTGTGCGCGGACAACGTCGTTGTTGCCTCCGAGATCGACCAGGTGGCAGCCCGCTTTGATTGCGGCGCGGGTCAGGCCGGGGTTGTGCTGATAGGTGGTGCAGGCCACCGCCGAATCATACCCGCGAAGCGCCGCCGCTGCCGCGTTCTCATCCCCGGCATCGAGCTTTTGGGCGATCGCCCGGCCGCTGCTGAAACGACGGCTGACATCGATAGCCCGCTCGGTGTCGATATCGAAGACCGCGAGCTGATCGATGTCGCTTATTCGGTCCAGATCGTAGAGAGCCGCCTGGCCCATCTGGCCGGCTCCAATTACTGCCATTTTCATTTTGGTTCTGTCTCCTGTGTCCTGGTGCCAGACTTCAGTGGGACGCTAAGTTGCACAGTATCCCGCCAAAAAGCAACTATGAGTATTCCGTGTTGGCGCACGATGTGTTCACGTGCGTGGCGTACCTCCCGGTGCGCCATGTCCGATCCTTGTTGGGGCACGAGGACGTACGCCAACCACCGGGTCACTCGGTCCAGCCCCCCACCCGCAAGCGGATGGGCCACCAGACCCGGCTATGGCTACAACAGATGATTGAACTTCCGGAGACCCCATTCAATGGCAAGCGTCCCGATGAAAACAAGCAGAAGCCAGAGTTTGCCCCACAGTACGATCTCTCGCTCCTCGGTCACAGTGACAGCTCGGGTATCTAGTGCGGAGACTGCGTTCACAAAGTCACGGAAGTCATGATAATCTCCTCCGGTTGCGGCGGCTATAGAAGCGAGAGTGGTGGGATCGCCCTGCTGGTCGTACTCTTCGGCCGTAAATGATTCGACCAAGAGCCGCCCCTGGCTGGTCTTGATAAGCTGGTCTTCGCGCATTAGCTCAGCCTGGTACGTATACTCACCGGGGCGGACGTTATCAAACTCGCCCCGCAACTTGCCCTCGTCGGCCTCGAGCAAATCCGTTTCGAGCGCATCCCCGCCACCGGAGGGTGACAGTGTCACCGTGCCGGTTACACCCGGTATCGGGCGATATCCCGGGTCGTACGCGTACCCGTCGAAGCGGACCGGCTCGCCGCGACGGTAGACCGCTTGCTCGGGCGCTACCCGGATCGGATCGAAATCGTCCTGCACGGTCAGCCAGGTGACGGTACCCTCTACTACTTTTGCGTACGCCTCCCGGTCGCCGCCATAGCTGAGCGTCTCAAACCCCAAGGTCCACAGAGGAGCGGCGGCAGCAGCCATGATCTTTCCCGGCCCTAGTCGGCGATAGCCGAGGATCGGCAGACCGTCATCGATATCGGCAGTGCCCGATGCGGTCACAAGGACAATGGCGCCTGGGGCGGTCTGATCGCACGGCACGATCATGCGAAACGGCGGCAGTCCGGCCCATATCTGGCGGATATCGGCGCGGCTGTCGCCGAGGCGTACGGTAGGGTGAAAGAGTTGCCCTTCGACCGGGGCGCCGTGAAACGGAGTGTAGACGATATCAGCGCGACTTGACGGGTAGAAGGGCAGCAGTTCCCCGGCGCGGGCGGGCGTTTCTCCGGATGCGAACCTGTGACCCATGAAAACCCAAAGGCCGCCGCCGCGCTCCGCGAGATATGATCTCAGCAGCTCATGGAGGTTTTCCAGCCGGTTCGGCGTGAGATCGTAGAGGATGACCAAATCGTACCGGTTCAATTCGGTCTGCTGGTCGGGGAATCGCCCGGCCATGTTGCCTGCCCTTGAGCCGAGCACGACCAGGTTTATCTCGTATCGATCCGACTGGCTCAAGAAGCGATTGAGAAAACCGACCTCGTAATCGGGACTCTCGCACGCCAGAAGCACTGCGACTCGACTCTTCAGGACCTTGACGCTAATCGTGCGCGCATTGTTGTGGGTGTCGGTTTCGCCCGTGAGGGGATCGATTTTGACGTTTAGCAGCACCTGTCCGGGTCGTGTGGGTACGTAGCGAAGCGACACCTCGGCGAGACCGGATTCCTGGTCTATTTGCAACCGGTTGTCGGCCACCACACGATTGGAATCGAGCAACTTCGCAGAGACCGGCCCCGGCTGTGCCCCGCTCCATCGGAGCTTGACTTTCAACTCGGTCGGGCAGCCGACAAATGCGATGGCGTTAAAGTCGACAGCGTCGAGCGCCAGGTCCGCCGAAGCCCCGCTCAATGCCACTCCAACTGCTATGATGGGAGTTTTCAAGCCGGCCGCGACTTCGACCGGGTGAGGGCCGCTATTGCTGTTGCCGTCGGACAAAAGCAGCCAGTAATCAGCCGGGCGAGCCAGTTCCTGCTGGTTGAGTTCCTGCAGCACGGAGCCGAGCGCGGTCTGGTTCTGGTCCAGCCCCTCGGGCCGTTCGCCGACGCCCGACGCGAAGTACCGAGGAGTGATTTCGCTCGAGGCCGAAAGAGCGCGTATGGCATCGGTGTTGAGCAGCGAATCGACCCGCGCGGCGCGAGTAAGGCCGTTTTCGAGCCTACCCATGCTGGCAGAGCGATCAATCAGAATTGTCGTTCTTCGAGGGCGCTCGAAATGGCGAGCATATCCGATCACCGGTTCCGAGAGCGCCGCTATCAATGTTAGAACGGCTATCACGCGAATCGCCCCCAGCACGATTCTCAGTCGAAGTGAGAGCGGGGGGTTAGTTTGCCAGTACAACAGCCCCGTGAGCCCAAGAAGCGCCAGGCCTCCGAGAACGACCCATACCGGCTGTCCGGTGAGGAAACTAACGCTGATATCTTTCAGGCCGAGCATGGTGTGCTGATTATACAGTATGACAGGGCTGTCGAGCGAAACAAAACTGACTCTCCCACCCCTGCGAAAAACCGAAATTCCGCGGAGGCAGCGGGTTCAAGAAGCCCGTGCGACGGCGTACCGTACCATATTGGCCAGGGAGTCATAGTAGACAGAGCGTCCCACATGCGCGATAGACTCAATCGCCTGTTCGCTCAGATCGAAGGCCCGGCGCGAAGCATAGTCGAGGCCGCCGCACTCCTGCACGAAAGCAAAAACTCTGTCGAAGGAATCCTCGTCCTCGCCGCTTTTGAGTATCCCCACGATTTCCCGTCGTGACGCCTCGCCCACGGTTTTGAGGGAGTAGATAAGCGGCAACGTGACATGACCGTTGAGAACATCGATCCCCGGTTCTTTGCCGGTGATCGCCGGGTCGCCGACAAAATCGAGCAAATCGTCGGCTACCTGGAAGGCGGTGCCGATTCTCTCGCCGAAATCGGAAAAGCACCGTTGCTCCGCCGCGTCCTGGCCCGCCAGGATAGGTCCGGTGGCACAGGAGACGGCAAACAGCGAGGCAGTTTTGTCGGCAATGATGTCGAAATACTCTTCCTCGGACAGGCTGTAATTCCGGGTCTCTTCAATCTGCCTTAACTCTCCGACTGAAAGCCTCTCGGTCGCGCGAGATATCGCGCTTATGAGCTCCATAGAACCGGTGCCGACCATAATGCGAAAAGCCTTGGCGAAAATATAATCACCCATCAGCACCGAAATCAGATTCTTCCACTTGTGATTGACCGTCTCCTGGCCGCGCCGCATCTCCGACTCGTCGACTACGTCGTCATGAAGCAACGTGGCGGTGTGGATCAATTCAATTGACAGCGACGCGTCAATGGCCCGGTCTGAAAAATAGTTGGCGGCTCTCGACGACAGAAACAGGAATGCCGGGCGAATCCGCTTACCCTTGGTTCTCAGCAGGTGCCGCGCGATTGAGGAGATAAGGGGAGTGTCGCCGCGCAAGTAATCGTGAAGGCGGGAGTCGAAAGCTTCAAGATCGGGGCGGACCGGTTCCGTGTATTCAACCAAGCGATCGGAATCAAGTCTGGTCATAGGTCGAGTTTTCTCCGCTGCGCCCGCCCATTAAAACGCTCCCGCTTGCTCGTGTCAATCGGTTTGGGACCCGCCCGGCAGATTACGCTCCGCCGGTCTGGTGTATAGCGCGGGATTTCCCGCAAGAAAGCCGGACAACGTTTTGCGATACAATTCGTTGTCCATTGAAGCCAACTCGTTGTGGCCGCCCTGCATCTCGAAAAACAGCTTTGGTTCACGAGCCGCTTCGAATAGCGCACGGCCCATCTGATACGGAATCAGTTCGTCAACCGGTGAGTGCGCCACCAAAACCGGGCAATTAAGACGCCCGATCTTGGCGATCGAGTCAAATCCGGTGCGTGTCAGCAGGCGGATCGGCAAAAACGGATAGAGCTTCTGGCCGATATCAGCCACCGACGTGAAGGTCGATTCGAGAATCACGCCGCCACATTCCACCTGCAATGCCAGTTCCACCGCCGCCGCGCCGCCGAGAGACCGCCCAAAAAGAAATATGTTCTGGGCTGGGAGCTGTTTGGTTTCGAGCAGCCACTCGTAGGCCGCGCGAATATCAGCGTACACATTCGCCTCGGAGGGCTGACCGTCGGAGCAGCCGTAGCCGCGATAATCGAACAAAAGCACGTTGGCGCCAATGTCGAGAAACAGGCGTGCGGTGCCCAGCCGGTGAGAGACATTGCCCGCGTTGCCATGGGCAATCAGAACGGTTTTCGCCGTGATGTCGTTCGAATC
Protein-coding sequences here:
- a CDS encoding Rrf2 family transcriptional regulator — translated: MQLSRKADYALRAVKHLSSLPKGKLGSINSIAAAEAIPREFLAKILKDLTRGGILVSFQGVTGGYRLANAPKDISFLDVIEAIEGPLHINLCTEGEACPCDRASDCTMREFWTTQEKTFKKALSKHSFSRYRKTVH
- a CDS encoding iron-sulfur cluster assembly accessory protein; the encoded protein is MLQQSQINTTENILTMTPSAVVEAKRLMALEDKPGLFLRFGVTTGGCSGFSYSMMFDDQASDLDREFEFDGLKVRVDLKALMYLKGSVVDYESGLLGGGFKFSNPNAKRSCGCGSSFTC
- a CDS encoding DUF2480 family protein; protein product: MEYSIVQPDQFLQSDMFRQDEFLDGIGHHDWEQYRGRRVLVRGCGDVITPPWAYMAIAARLVGVARSVRYGNEHDNVVVYRSDR
- a CDS encoding 2Fe-2S iron-sulfur cluster-binding protein; amino-acid sequence: MPKVTFLPDQVEVQVDEGISVLDAALDNNIPLNHNCGGNCACSTCHVIVESGFETLNAVSDDEAEMLEEADNLTAQSRLACQCIVKSDLVVRIPPGRVI
- a CDS encoding type II secretion system protein, which produces MADFESNRGYTLIELVLVLVIIGVLATVGLRSLSAVNRTSRIEQTRQDLDRLAHAIAGNPELAAAGARTDFGYVGDVGGLPPDLDALAVNPGGWSTWQGPYIGDQFSSGGASTNYKYDAWGGAFVYSGGVSITSTGGGVILTRQLAGSVADLLYNPVRLVVTDIDRTPPGTIYDDSLRFLLTVPNGSGEVAVRTVQPQPSGFAQFDSVPIGIHLLRLVYLPTADTLARQIVVTPGAVSYLEMSMAENLWTGS
- a CDS encoding carboxypeptidase-like regulatory domain-containing protein, coding for MAGFQSNSGFSLIELVVVIVVIGILAGVAMQSMTASVDDLRRTSTEREMDLLAKAIVGNPSLTQNGQRSDFGYVGDIGAFPPNLDALRTNPGGYGTWVGPYLAASYAQDATGFKLDAWGAPYSYAGGITITSTGSGTTLTEKIADATGDYLLNRINGTILDAANELPGATWADSIDITITFPDGTGGLATKTYHPNAAGQFTLDSIPVGQHPVRAVFQPETDTVIRYLTVLPRHRGTVAYRFSGAYFGGATATDTLTLRPDGAGSLTALTSSGCSSNYQCVQESSPDGDASIVIRASSSFATDVYALEDPAFGAGTIQEVTVYCRARRTQTLGQVMLVVYLGGTEYRGSTQDLTGSYAIYGESWATRPSGGQWTWTDITNLQAGIRLSGQNSNFPGYCTQVWVEVVYSN
- a CDS encoding prepilin-type N-terminal cleavage/methylation domain-containing protein — its product is MSEHRVTIRRSSFVDRGFTLVELVLVIVIIGILATTVLRTGGALFETAKTEQTKHELDALALAMVGNSQLDNNGVRVDFGYVGDIGALPPNLDALYTNPGGYATWNGPYVANRFTQTADDFKTDAWGVTYNYSGVSLTSTGSGSNIVRRVANSTAELLLNSVSGTVTDLSGTPPGSVYCDSVEVQLFYPDGAGAVTGVTGYPDAGGYFAFDSLPIGNHRIAIVYTPTGDTLHRIVSIAPGSSPYSEYHLTSDVWYDTTGGGGIIFVPASDTLVADCHGFTFWILNTSGGPVDISSLTLSYTGLTGYYRYVKWSGATVFDENNPANGSGDLAPFTTSRTIADGESIEIMIDVFKSNPVGGAGVDVDNTAFTVTLSDGSTFEFTTGNCP
- a CDS encoding prepilin-type N-terminal cleavage/methylation domain-containing protein, with amino-acid sequence MRPITYNSRGFTLIEIIVVILVIGVIGTIATFKMNQSIQTAQYEQTKKELDELARAIVGNPEVYSDGARTDFGFVGDNGTLPPNLDALVQNPGGWSTWDGPYMALGLNANDFKQDAWNVDYTYTDTLIRSTGSGNNIDKLIAATSSALLSNAVSGQVADADHEPPGAFYVDSVTVVLTYPDGSGSLMQSSQHPDSHGRFNYTGVPIGNHTLSVIHEPTADTMTYPVAVYPARGITLDVIFPADLW
- a CDS encoding saccharopine dehydrogenase C-terminal domain-containing protein, with protein sequence MKMAVIGAGQMGQAALYDLDRISDIDQLAVFDIDTERAIDVSRRFSSGRAIAQKLDAGDENAAAAALRGYDSAVACTTYQHNPGLTRAAIKAGCHLVDLGGNNDVVRAQLNMTAEAEKAGVVVIPDCGLAPGMVSLMVADGFERLDKVKSARIRVGGLPQVPRPPLNYQIVFSVEGLINEYWEPCVILEDGRRKTVNPMTAIEQLHFDGIGELEAFYTSGGTSTLPETYEGRIEFLDYKTIRYPGHCQIFRAMLELGLGSRKAIDVDGRQVEPRAVFREVLRRALSFNDLDMVLVRVQIEGEKAGQAKSLTYEIIDRQDSKTGLTAMMRCTAFPAAIIAHMAASGQIAARGVKPQEVVVKPSVFFAQLKKRGIDMALRES
- a CDS encoding polyprenyl synthetase family protein, coding for MTRLDSDRLVEYTEPVRPDLEAFDSRLHDYLRGDTPLISSIARHLLRTKGKRIRPAFLFLSSRAANYFSDRAIDASLSIELIHTATLLHDDVVDESEMRRGQETVNHKWKNLISVLMGDYIFAKAFRIMVGTGSMELISAISRATERLSVGELRQIEETRNYSLSEEEYFDIIADKTASLFAVSCATGPILAGQDAAEQRCFSDFGERIGTAFQVADDLLDFVGDPAITGKEPGIDVLNGHVTLPLIYSLKTVGEASRREIVGILKSGEDEDSFDRVFAFVQECGGLDYASRRAFDLSEQAIESIAHVGRSVYYDSLANMVRYAVARAS
- a CDS encoding alpha/beta hydrolase, yielding MILTVLVAAAGVYLLLCLLVYLFQDRLIFLPSRDIEITPDQMGWRYEDIRIPVATTEYIHAWYFPADSNDITAKTVLIAHGNAGNVSHRLGTARLFLDIGANVLLFDYRGYGCSDGQPSEANVYADIRAAYEWLLETKQLPAQNIFLFGRSLGGAAAVELALQVECGGVILESTFTSVADIGQKLYPFLPIRLLTRTGFDSIAKIGRLNCPVLVAHSPVDELIPYQMGRALFEAAREPKLFFEMQGGHNELASMDNELYRKTLSGFLAGNPALYTRPAERNLPGGSQTD